The genomic DNA CCGGATTTGGATGCACAATATAAAGACGGTACTTTAAATGTTTCCCTGAACCTGAAAGGCAGCGGGACAGTCGACCTGAAACTGTTAGATAAGGCCGGCAAAGAAGTCGCTACTTCGTCGGTCAAAGGTTCGGGCAAAGTTTCCACCGACATGGCAATAAGCAATCCTGAGAAATGGACTGCCGAAACTCCGGTTCTCTACACACTGATCGCCACTTTGAAAAACGGCAGCAACACGACTGAGGTTATTCCGGTGAAAGTCGGTTTCCGCAAGATCGAATTGAAAAACGCCCAGATATTGGTAAACGGACAACCAGTCTTGTTCAAGGGAGCCGACCGGCACGAAATGGATCCGGACGGAGGTTACGTCGTATCGCCGGAGCGCATGATCCAGGACATCAAGGTCATGAAGGAATACAATATCAATGCCGTACGTACTTGTCATTATCCAGACAACAATTTATGGTATGACCTCTGCGACAAATATGGTATTTATGTCGTTGCTGAAGCAAATGTAGAATCGCACGGTATGGGATACGGTGACAAGACGTTGGCTAAAAACCCGCTGTTCGCCAAAGCACATATGGAACGCAACCAGCGCAACGTCCAGCGTGGTTATAATCACCCGTCCATCATTTTCTGGTCATTAGGCAACGAGGCCGGCATGGGTCCAAACTTCGAAGCTTGTTATACCTGGATCAAGAACGAAGACAAATCACGTGCCGTGCAATACGAACAGGCACGGACAAGCGAATTCACCGATATCTATTGCCCGATGTACCGCGACTATAAAGGTAGTGAAGAATATTGCAAGGGAGACATCGACAAACCGCTTATCCAATGCGAATATGCGCACGCGATGGGCAACTCTCAAGGGGGATTCAAAGAATATTGGGATCTGATCCGCAAATATCCGAAATACCAAGGTGGCTTTATCTGGGATTTCGTTGATCAGTCTTTGCGTTGGAAAACAAAAGACGGCGTTCCTTTCTATGCTTATGGCGGCGACTGGAACAAATATGACGCTTCCGACAACAACTTTATGGACAACGGCTTGATAAGCCCGGACCGCAAACCGAATCCGCATATGCACGAAGTCGGGCATATCTACCAGTCCATCTGGGTGACTCCATCCGACTTGGCTAACGGTGTCGTAAACGTATACAACGAAAACTTCTTCCGTAACCTAGACGGTTACTATGCAGAATGGGAATTGCTGGCTAACGGCGAAGTGGTTCAGACAGGCATGGTCAAAGACCTGGAAGTAGCTCCGCAACAGACCAAGTCCATAAAACTGAATTATAGCACAGAGGGCATTTGCAAATGCAAAGAACTCTTGCTGAATGTGGCCTTTAAGTTGAAAAAAGCGGAAACATTGCTGCCTGCCGGTTATACGGTAGCCAAAAACCAGTTGACGATCCGCCCGTACAATGCTCCGAAACTGGATTTGCAGAATGTACACCAAGTGAACATTGAGACTGTCATTCCGACCATTAAAGATAATGACATCAATTATCTGATCGTCGAAGGAGAGAATTTCCGCATGGACTTCGATAAGCATGACGGTTTCTTGTGCAGATACGATGTAAATGGCATGACGATGCTGAAGGAAGACGGAAAACTGACTCCGAACTTCTGGCGTGCTCCGACCGACAACGATATGGGAGCCAACCTGCAAAACAAATATGCCGCCTGGAAAGAACCGGGATTGAAACTGGTTTCTCTGACAAACAAAATCGAAAACGACATGGCTACTGTCAATGCCGAATACACGATGGATGCAGTAAAAGCCAAATTGTATCTGACTTATACGATCAACAACGAAGGCGCAGTGAAAGTCACACAGAAAATGGTAGCCGACAAATCGGCTGAAGTTTCCGATATGTTCCGTTTCGGCATGCAGATGCAGATGCCTAAATGCTTGGATCAGATCAACTATTACGGCAGAGGTCCGATCGAGAACTATTCCGACCGTAACAACGTCACCGACCTGGGTAATTACAGACAGACTGTAGACGAACAGTTCTACTCTTATATCCGCCCGCAGGAAACAGGGACCAAAACGGATATCCGTTGGTGGAAACAGACCAACAAAGGCGGTAACGGACTCATGTTCATTTCGGAAGCTCCGTTCTCGGCTTCAGCCTTGAATTATTCGATCGAATCACTTGACGACGGAGTACAGAAAGACCAGAGACACTCCGAACTTGTACCTCAGGCAAACTACACCAATATGTGTATTGACAAGGTACAAATGGGATTGGGTTGCGTCAACAGTTGGGGAGCGCTTCCACTGGAACAATACCGTATCCATTACGGAGATTATGAATTCTCTTTCATCATGAAACCGATTCAATCTAATTTATAAACAGCAATAAATGAAGGGAGCTGTCCCCGCATTTCCATTCAAGAAGCGGGGACAAGTTCCTATTTTTACAAAAATTGGTAAAAAAGCATAATCACTATGCATATTTCGTTAAATAGTGGGTGCAAACTTTTATTTTATGTAGAAAAAGACTACTTTTATTGCCGATTTTTAAATCTAATTCAGGACTAATTGTAAAATCGTTTACCATAAAAACAAATGGCTACTAACAACAATTCTAATCGCTATCCTTCCGAAAAAGGGAGATTTTTCAAAGGAAAAACCTTCATTCTTTTGGTCGGATTACTTCTCGGGGCAGGCATTATGGTTGCCGTATATAAAACATCCGTCTATTTCTCTTCCGATGAATCTTGTATGATGTGCCATGTCCATCCGCATGCGGAAGACAGCTGGAAGCTCTCCAAACACGTAAATAACGGAAGCGGCGTTAAAACACATTGCGTGGCTTGTCACCTTCCGCCTCAAAACGACACCTGGAATCATTATACGGCTAAAGCCAAATTGGGATTGAAAGACGTATGGTCCTTCATGACAAAAGACAGTGCGGATTTCGACTGGAACACCAAGTCGGAACTGGAACATGCCGTCAAATATATTCCGAACGAATCCTGCAAGGAATGCCATCAGAACTTGTTCCCGGAAGGGATTAACCAGGACGGCATTACTGCTCACCTTTATTATGACGAAAACGAAAAGAAACTGGATTTACAGTGTATCAGCTGCCACCTCGACGCCGGACACTATAATCCGGATTATAAACACGGCAAATTAACAGGTATTCCCGGAGCCGCCACGGCTACTGTTGATACCAGCCTTTATTTCAAGACGGCGACACCTGTCACATCTTTTACCGATTATACGGAACAAATTCCGGGTACGGCCGTTGCATTCAAAATGGTCGCCATTCCGGGCGGTACATTCAAAATGGGTAGCACCGATAAAGAACCGTTCCATAAGGCAGATGAAGCTCCGGTTCGAAACGTTACGGTCAGTCCGTTCTTTATGGCTGAAGTAGAAGTGACGTGGGATCAGTATTGGGCATTCTACGGACAAACCATGAGCGAAGGACGTACTCCGCCCGAAACCGTATATGCAAATAACAGCAATCCGGATGTCGATGCCATTTCCGGCCCGACTCCTCCGTTCGGATTCCCCGACCAGGGATGGGGCGCAGGTGACCGTCCGGCTATCACGATGACACACTATGCTGCAGAAACATTCTGCCAGTGGCTGTCCAAACAAACAGGGAAAAAATACCGCCTGCCGACCGAGGCAGAATGGGAATATGCAGCCCGTGGAGGAACGGAAACTCCTTATTTCTTCACCGGGAACCCGAAAGATTTTTCAGACCAGGGATTCTGGCGTAAGTTCTTCGATGCAAAAACAGACAGCATCAGTTCATTCGTGATTTACGCGAAGAACAGCAAAAACAGAACTCAAGAGCCGGGCGAAGTGAAAGCGAACCCGTTCGGTTTGAAGAATATGTTGGGTAATGTAATGGAATATTGTGCCGACAAATATGATCCGAAGGCTTACAGCAAAGGGGGCGATAACGTGACCAACCCGTTAATCACAGAAGGAGAAGAATGGGTTGTACGCGGCGGTAACTACACTTCCGATGCGGCAGACGTTCGTTCTGCAGCCCGCGATTATACAAAGCATGATGCCTGGTTGAAGACTGATCCGCAACAACCGAAGAGTATCTGGTGGTATTCGGATATCCGCGGTATCGGTTTCCGTGTGGTTTGCGAACCGGACCCGGCAATTGGAGCGAAATAACAGATGTTTAATTGATACCTAAAAATTACTATATCATGAAGAAAGAAAACAGTATTAGCAGAAGATCGTTTTTAAAAAGTACAGCTATGGCCGGAGCACTGGGTGCAATCGGCACAGGTAGTGCAAGTGTATTAACCTCATGTGCAGGCGGCGGCGAAAGTGCAGCTGCAAACAAACCTCTGAAAGAACCTGGAACTTATTATATTCCGGAATTGCCCGATAAGGCTACTGACGGAAAAGAACTGAAAGCCGGTGTTATCGGTTGTGGCGGACGCGGTTCCGGTGCAGCAGAAAACTTCTTGGATGCTGCAAACGGCGTGACAGTCGTTGCCGTTGCCGATACATTCAAAGAACGTGTAGACGCTTTGGCCGACAAGCTGAAAGAAAAAGGATGTAATATTCCTGAAGACAAACGTTTCGTTGGTCTGGATGCATACAAACAATTGATCGATAGCGGTGTCGATGTTGTCATTATTGCAACTCCTCCCGTATTCCGTCCGGTACATTTCCAATATGCGGTTGAAAAAGGCAAACATTGTTTCCTGGAAAAACCGATTTGTGTCGACCCGGTAGGCTATCGTACGATTATGGCAACCGCCAAACAGGCTCAGGCAAAGAATCTATGTGTCGTAACAGGTACACAGCGTCATCACCAGCGCAACTATGTCGAATCTTACAAGAAGATCATGGAAGGTGCTATCGGTGAAATTACGGGTGGTGTAGTTTACTGGAATCAGAGCATGTTGTGGTTCCGCGAACGTCAGAAAGACTGGAACGATTGCGAATACATGATCAAGGACTGGGTAAACTGGAAATGGTTATCCGGAGACCATATCGTGGAACAGCATGTGCACAACATCGATGTATTCACATGGTTCAGCGGCTTGAAACCGGTTAAAGCTGTCGGTTTCGGTTCTCGCCAACGCCGTATCACGGGCGACCAGTATGATAACTTCAGCATCGATTTCACAATGGAAAACGGCATCCACTTGCATAGTATGTGCCGCCAGATTGACGGTTGTGCCACTAACGTCAGCGAATTTATCCAAGGAACAAAAGGTTCTTGGAACAGTGCTGAAATGGAAATCAAGGACAATGCAGGTAACGTCATCTGGAAATACGATGGTGAAGCAGAAAAGAACGCACATACACAGACAAATCCATATGTATTGGAACATGTAAACTGGGTAAACTGCATCCGTGGCGGCAAACCTATCGAACAGGCTTCAGAAACAGCTGTTGCCAACATGGCTGCTATCATGGGACGTGAATCAGCATACACCGGTGCAGAAACGACATGGGATGCAATGACTGCTTCTCCTCTGGATTATACTCCGAAAGACCTGAACTTAGGCAAGATGGATATGAGTGGATTTACAGTTCCGGTTCCAGGAAAACCTCGTGATGAAAAGAAAAAATAAAATATGGCACTGAACAGAAGAAACTTTTTAAGAGCAACTCTGGCAGGCGCGGCTGTTGCAGCCGGTAGTTCAGCTTTTGCTGCCTGTGGCGGCAAGGCTGCTTCTACAGAAGGTTGTCCGGCAGAAAAGGGATCATGTCCAAACAGCAAAGCCGAGTTGAAGATATCCTTTCAGGAAGGGATTGCACCGGGAGCTAATCTCAACGAGAAATTTGACTTGATGGAAAAGTTAGGTGTCGTTGGTTTCGAACCGGGCGGACGTGGCCTGAAAGATCGTGTAAAAGAGATCAAGGAAGCACTAAACGGACGCAACATCAAAGTGAGCGCCATCTGTGCTGGTTTCCAGGGGTTCATCCTCTCGACAGATCCGGCTATCCGCAAGCAGTGCATGGACACGATGAAAGAGATCATTGCTCCTGCAGGCGAACTGGGTTCTACGGGTGTGATCATCGTCCCGGCTTTCAACGGTCAAAAACCGGCTATGCCTCATACGCAGGAAACGCGGGATTTCTTATGCGAACAATTCAATGAAATGGGTAACTTTGCAAAAGAGCACGGGACTACAGTTATCTTTGAACCGCTCAACAGGAAAGAAGCATTCTATCTTCGTCAGGTAGCGGATGCAGCTTCCATCTGCCGCGACATCAACAATCCGGGTGTACGCTGTATGGGTGACTTCTGGCACATGACTTGGGAAGAGACTTCCGACATGGGAGCTTTCCTTTCTGCAGGCGAATATCTGCAACACGTGCACGTTGCCAGCCGTAAACGCCGCAGCATGCCGGGTGAAGACGGAGAAGCAGATAACTACGTTAACGGCTTCAAGGGCCTGAAGATGTTGGATTACGACAAATATGTAAGTTTCGAATGCGGATGCCAGGGAGACCGGAACGTTTTGGTCCCTGCCGCAGTGGAACTATTACGAAAACAATGGGAAGAAGCATAAAATATGCCATTAGTATATCCTAATATGCAAATGAGTGAGGTGGTGGAAGAGCACCCCTCACTCATTCCTGTCATTAACCGTTTTGGAATCCGCCTGGGCTTAGGCGACAAATCGGTAAAGGCGATTTGTGAAGAATACCGGCTGGATACCGACTTCCTCTTGACGGTAATCAACACGTTTCTCAACGAGGAATACTTCCCGGAAAAGAAGCTACAAACTTTCCATACTTCACAGATTATCGATTATCTGACTAAAACCAACCAGTATTACCAACGCTATCAAATCCCGAATATAGAAAGGCATCTCGGTTCATTCATATCGATGAGTACGCCGGGAAACAACACGCTCAACCTGATCGGAAAGTTTTTCTCATCCTTCAAAGAAGAGCTGACCTCACGGATCGAAAAGGACGACCGGGTCTGGTTCCCCTATTGCCTGTCATTAAGCGAAAAACTGAAAGATTATCCATCTTCCGGGCAGGTCGAAGCATTGCACCTCGGAACGGAACAGCGATTGGAAGATCCGATAGAGGCCTTGTTGGCGGATCTGAAAAGCATCATGGTCAAGCATCTTTCCGGCGACTATAATGAGAACTTATGCTACGCCGTCATATTTGCCATCAGCAGTTTGGAAAAAGATATCAAACAACACAACCGCATCCGCTACCGGATATTGACACCGATGGTTTCGGCTATGGAAAAGTTGTGTATTTAACAAACAGCCGGATGCATCGCAACAAGCAAATAGCAATCATATTATCCGACACGCTACAAAGCATCGGCCTGCAAAGCATGCTGACCGACTATTTTCCACCGGTAGAGATCAGCCACTACCCTACTTTCGAGGCATTTTCGACTTCCGGCAACGATACGTTCGACTACTACTTTACAAATGCCGCTTTATTTGTCCTTTATGCAGACTTTTTCCTTCCCCGCCGGAGCAAGACGATGGTCCTGATCGACGAAACCGAAGGTGAAGGGGGACTATCGGCAACCAGCCATATCACGATCAAGGCCTCGCAGGAAGTCATCATCGAGCAGTTGGAACAACTTTTTACCGGAGAAAACAACAGTATTTCCAGCGACAACAACAAGGAACTGTCCACCCGCGAAACGGACGTCCTCCAATTAATCGTCAAAGGCAGCACCAACAAAGAAATTGCAGACAAGCTGAACATCAGCCTGAACACAGTCCTCAGCCACCGCAAGAACATCACGACCAAGCTCGGCATCAAAACAGTATCGGGACTTACCTTCTATGCCATCATGAACGGCATTATTTCAGGCGACGACATCGAACTTTAAAATCACTACATGTAGTGATTGATTCCCATTCATCTTTACCGTTCCTTTGCAACCGTAAAATACTAATAGTTTACAATTAATACGATGAATCAACGCTATCTGTATGTCCTTGTCGCAGGCGCGCTTACGTGTTTGCAACCGATTAAAGCCGAACGGGTGAATGAAAATGTGAACGACACGATCAAGACCTATAATATAGGTGAGGTGATCGTCACTTCTTCCACAAAGGAGACGAACGATCTCCGCACGCTTCCGGGAGCCGTTTCCATCCTCTCGCCCCAAGCGATAGCAACCAGGCAGATAGATGCTCTCAAGGATATCAGCGCTTTCGTCCCCAACCTTTATATGCCGGACTACGGTTCGAAAATGACTTCGGCCATTTATATACGCGGAATCGGAGCGCGTAGCAGCGGGCAATCCATCGGATTATATGTCGACAATGTCCCCTATCTGGATAAAAGCGCTTTCGATTTCGAGCTGAACGATATCCAACGCATCGAAGTTTTACGGGGACCGCAGGGAACCCTCTACGGACGTAACGCAATGGGGGGCATCGTCAACATCTACACCCTCTCCCCCTTCGATTACCAAGGGACAAAAGTCACGATGTCGATGGGCAATTACGGGGCGGCAAAAGCCAAAGTGTCCCAATACAGCAAGATCGGAGAAAACATCGGGATCTCGCTAAACGGGTATTACGACCGTAACGACGGCTTTTTCATCAACGAATATAACGGCACAAAGGCAGACAAAGAGGAATCGGCAGGCGGCCGATTCAAATTAGAGGGGTATATTACGGACCATCTGAAGGCGCAATATACATTCAACTATGACTATGTAACGCAAAAAGCCTTCCCCTACGGGCAGTACGACCCGCAGACCGGGGCTGTGCAGCCGATCCGCATCAACGATCCGAGTTCCTACTGGCGCCGCACGCTGAACAACAGCCTGTATCTGGAATGGAAAACAGACCGTTTTATCCTCTCTTCCACCACGGCCTACCAATATCTGAAAGACGACATGAAGATGGACCAGGACTATACGGAACAGTCTGTTTTCACCCTTCACCAAAAGCAGAAACAATATGCCTGGAGCGAAGAACTGGCAATCAAATCCAATACAAAAAGCAATTACCAATGGAGCTTCGGCGCCTACGGTTTTTATAACAGCCTGAACACGGACGGCCCTGTGATCTTCAAGAAAGACGGGCTGACGGGCATTTTGCAGAAAGCGTTCGACGACATACTGGCGAATAACCCAAAAGCACCGAAGCTTACTGTCCAGGGGGACGAACTGAACCAGATTTATTTCCCCGGAAACTTCGACACGCCGACCTACGGCTTCGCGGCTTTCCACCAATCGACCTACAATAACCTTTTTGTCGAAGGGCTTTCCATCACCGCCGGTATCCGCCTGGATTACGAGAAAGCGAACCTGGACTATCATTCGGCAGTAGACAGCATGAAGATCGGTGTGGAAATGGGCCCGATGAAAATGACGCTACCGGTCACGACGACTATGGACGGCAAGATCTCACAGGATTTCCTGCAAGTATTGCCGAAAGTTTCGCTCCGTTACCAGTGCACACCCGAAACATTCACGTATGTCTCGGTCGCCAAAGGATACAAGACAGGAGGTTATAACGTGCAGATGTTCGGCGATCTGGTCCAGGCCCAAGCCAAATACGACCTGATGTCGAAGTTCGCACCCGACAAAGCCGAACAGCCGGGCGAAGTGAAAGACATCGCTTCCTATAAACCGGAACACAGCTGGAACTACGAAGCAGGCATCCGCAGCGAACTGGTCCGGGGCAGGCTGAGTGCGGAACTGACCTTCTTCTACATGGACATCCGCGACCTCCAACTCACCAGCTTTGCCGAGAACGGCAGCGGACGCATGATCACCAACGGAGGAAAGGCGAACAGCTATGGCGTGGAACTGAGCCTGCGCAGCCGTATCACGGACGGACTCACCGCCGACCTCAACTACGGTTTTACCCGTGCCACTTTCCGCGATTACATCTTCACGGACAAGGACGAGAACAGCCAGATCGTGAAAACGGACTGCAAGGATAATTTCATTCCTTACACGCCGCGCCACACCGTCAGCCTGGGATTGCAATACACGAAACTACTCCACCGGAAGATGATCGACCAGTTCATCGCATCCGCCCAGTTCACCGGAGCCGGCAAGATCTTCTGGACGGAGAAGAACGACATCAGCCAGCCGTTCTACGGCCTCGTCAATGCCAAAGTGGGCGTCCGCAAGGGAATCGTCAACCTCAACTTGTGGAGCCGTAACATCACGAACACGGACTACCAGGCGTTCTATTTCGAATCGTTCAACCAGTCGTTCATCCAGAAAGGCAAACCGTTCCAGATCGGCGGCGAAATCACCGTTACATTTTAAGACATGAAACTATTATACTACCTCCCGATGCTGCTCTGCCTCGCCTATACGGCAAGAGGGGAAGAGATAGAAAAAGATACGGCGAAGATCCGCAATGTCGAACTGAACGAAGTGGTCGTGCAGTCGTTCAAGCAACAGCGCGACCTCCGGCTGGAACCCCTGTCGGCATCGGCCGTGACGGGGACGGCGATCCAGAACCGGAACATCACGGGGATCAAAGAGTTCAGTTCCTTTATCCCGAACCTCTTTATGCCGGACTACGGATCGAAACTGACCTCGCCGGTCTATATCCGCGGGATCGGATCGAAAATCAACGCTCCCTCAGTCGGGCTTTATGTGGACGGTATCCCCTATTTCGAAAAATCGGCTTTCGATTTCGATTTCAACGAGGTGGACAGGATCGAGGTGCTGCGCGGTCCGCAAGGGACGCTCTACGGTCGTAACACGATGGGCGGCATCATCAACGTCTATACGAAATCGCCCTTGAAATACGAGGGGACAAATGTCTGGCTTTCCAACGGCAGCTACGGTTACCGCGATTATGCCCTCTCTCATTATAAAAAGATCGGAGAAAAGTTCGGATATGCCATCTCCGGTGATTACCGGAACAGCGACGGCTACTTCACCAACCTGTTTACAGACAAGAAAGCGGACGACATGAAGTCCGGCTCCGCCCGCATCCGCCTGGAATGGAAGCTTCAGAAGAACCTTTCTTTCGGGCTAATGAGTTCGTTCGACCGTTCAGTCCAAGGCGGCTATCCCTACGCCGTCTGCGATTCGGTCACGCATAAACCGGGCGAAGTCGACTACAACGATTACAGTTTCTACAAACGGACGCTTTCGACGACCGGCTTCTCGGCAGATTACCAGGGGACGGGCTACAGCATCAACAGCCGGACCGCCTTCCAATATCTCTCGGACCATCAAGGCATCGACCAGGATTTCTCTCCCCGAAGCATCTATTTCGCGCGTCAGGATATGAAGCAGAAAATGTTTTCCGAAGAGCTGAACATCAAATCGACGACTCCCGGACGTTACAAATGGCTGTTCGGCGCCTTCGGTTTCTGGCAGGGGATCGACAACACCGTGACACTCGATTATTTCACCAAAGACTATGCGACACGCAAGCTGTACGACACGCCGGCCTATGGTGTCGCCTTCTACCACCAATCCACAATCGACGACCTGCTGACGCGCGGCCTGTCACTGACTTTCGGCATCCGCTACGATTATGAGCATACCTCCAACGATTTCCTTTTCTATAAAGAAACGGACGGCGGCAGCGAACAGATGGACGCCTTCGACAGCCGGCTCAAGTTCAGCCAGGTCACGCCGAAGATCGCCCTGCAATATATGTTTCCCTCCACCGGCATGCTCTATGCCACCGTGACGAAGGGATATAAGACAGGCGGCTTCAACACCTCTTTCGACCGCGAGGAAGACCGCACGTTCCGCCCCGAAACCAGTTGGAACTACGAATTGGGAGCCAAACACCCGTTCCTCGACAACCGCCTGAACGCCGAGTTCTGCTTTTTCTGGATCGACTGGAAAAACCAACAGATTTACCAAATGCTCGCCACCCAGAACGGGCAATACCTGCGCAACGCCGGGCGCAGCGAGAGCAAAGGCGTCGAGGTCAGCCTGCAAGGGAATCCGGTCAACGGGCTGATGGTGCAGGTGAACTACGGCTTCACGCATGCCACCTTCAAAGATTACAAGGACGAACGGCGAGGCATTGACTACAGCGGGAATTTCCTGCCGATGGTCCCGCGCCACACTTTCGCTGTCGGAGCCGATTATACGATCCCGAACCCTTGCCGTCACATCGACCGCTTCACGGTCAGCGCGAACTACACCGGGACGGGACGCATCCTGTGGAAAGAAGACAACAAGGTTTCGCAACCTTATTACGGACTGTTGAATGCAAAAGTATCTGCCACAAAAGATTTTATTACCTTTGCGATCTGGGCGAAAAATATGACCGGTGCAGACTATTCGGCTTTCTATTTCGAGACAGGCGGAAAGGGCCTGGCACAAAAAGGAAGGCCGTTCACGATCGGCGGGAATATACAATTGAGTTTTTAAAAGTCTCGGCAGAAGTTCGGACGACACTTTAAAAGTTCTTAAAGTCCCCGACCGAACTTCGGACGACACTTTGAAAACTCTTAAAGTCCCGGCCGAATTTCGGACGACACTTTGAAAACTCCAAAAGTCCCGGCCGAATTTCGGACGACACTTTGAAAACTCCAAAAGTCCCGGCCGAAGTTCGGACGACACTTTGAAAACTCCAAAAGTCCCGGCCGAATTTCGGACGACACTTTGAAAACTCTTAAAGCCCCAGCCGAATTTCGGACGACACTTTGAAAACTCTTAAAGCCTCGGCCGGAAGCCGGATGATTATATAACGATATTATGATACAGAAAGATAAAACATACAACCTCGCAACCTTCTTCTGCCTCTACATTGCGCAGACGATCCCGATGAGCTTCTTTTCCACCGTCATCCCCGTCATGATGCGGCAGGAGGACTTTTCACTCTCGGCCATCGGGCTTCTCCAACTGATCAAGCTGCCCTGGATCCTGAAATTCCTCTGGTCGCCGATGGTAGACCGCCATGCCGTGACGACGGGCGACTATAAACGGTGGATTTTTTCTTCCGAACTGATCTACGCCGGCCTGATCTTCGCCGTCGCTTTCCTTGATTTCCATACGGACTTCTATACGATCGTCGCCTTGATCATCATATCCTTCGTCGCCTCCGCCACGCAGGATATCGCGACCGACGCGTTGGCGGTACTCGCTTTCAGCCGGAAAGATAAAAGCCTTGCAAACAGCATGCAGTCGATGGGAAGTTTCGGAGGTTCGATGATCGGGGGCGGTGTCTTGCTCCTGCTCTTCAAGCAAATCGGCTGGAACGGTCTGCTGCCTTGCGTCGCGCTGTTCGTCATCGCCGCCCTTCTGCCACTCTTTTTCAACAAAGGCATCCGCATCCAGCCGAAGGAAGCGCACGAACGGGCCAAAAAGGCAGATGTGATCTATTTCTTCGCCCGCCGGAGCATCTGGAAACAGATCGGTTTCCTCTTTCTTTACTATTCCGGCCTGATCGGTACGCTCGCCATGCTGAAACCCTGGCTGGTCGACCTGGGCTACGACATGAAGGAGATCGGGGTGATGAGCGGAGTGGCGGGGACATTCGTCGGGTTCCTCTCCTCGTTTGCCGGAGGGATGATCGTACGGCGGATCGGCCGTTTCCGCGCGCGCATCCTGTTCGCGGTGTTTGTCTTGATAGCGACACTTTACTTCCTCGGACTCTCCTACGTGCATCCGACGACGCCCATGCTCTACGGCGGGATTTTCCTTCTGTGGGGCAGCTACGGGATGGCGACGATCGTGGTCTATACGACGGCAATGGACTGTGTACGCCCTGGGCGCGAAGGGACGGATTTCACGATCCAGACGGTCATCACGCATCTCAGCGGCATGTTGATGGCCATCCTGAGTGGAAGAATTGCAGATCATACGGGTTATCACGGACTCTTCTTCTTCGAGGCAAGCATCGCCCTGATATCTCTCATTTATATAGTAACGGTTTTCAGAAAAGATAAAAATACGATATGAAACAAGAACTTTTAGATAAATACAATGTGCCGGTTCCCCGGTACACCAGCTATCCGCCGGCAAACTATTTTCATGACGGGTTCACAAGCCGGGAT from Parabacteroides merdae ATCC 43184 includes the following:
- a CDS encoding LuxR C-terminal-related transcriptional regulator, whose amino-acid sequence is MHRNKQIAIILSDTLQSIGLQSMLTDYFPPVEISHYPTFEAFSTSGNDTFDYYFTNAALFVLYADFFLPRRSKTMVLIDETEGEGGLSATSHITIKASQEVIIEQLEQLFTGENNSISSDNNKELSTRETDVLQLIVKGSTNKEIADKLNISLNTVLSHRKNITTKLGIKTVSGLTFYAIMNGIISGDDIEL
- a CDS encoding sugar phosphate isomerase/epimerase family protein produces the protein MALNRRNFLRATLAGAAVAAGSSAFAACGGKAASTEGCPAEKGSCPNSKAELKISFQEGIAPGANLNEKFDLMEKLGVVGFEPGGRGLKDRVKEIKEALNGRNIKVSAICAGFQGFILSTDPAIRKQCMDTMKEIIAPAGELGSTGVIIVPAFNGQKPAMPHTQETRDFLCEQFNEMGNFAKEHGTTVIFEPLNRKEAFYLRQVADAASICRDINNPGVRCMGDFWHMTWEETSDMGAFLSAGEYLQHVHVASRKRRSMPGEDGEADNYVNGFKGLKMLDYDKYVSFECGCQGDRNVLVPAAVELLRKQWEEA
- a CDS encoding TonB-dependent receptor, producing the protein MNQRYLYVLVAGALTCLQPIKAERVNENVNDTIKTYNIGEVIVTSSTKETNDLRTLPGAVSILSPQAIATRQIDALKDISAFVPNLYMPDYGSKMTSAIYIRGIGARSSGQSIGLYVDNVPYLDKSAFDFELNDIQRIEVLRGPQGTLYGRNAMGGIVNIYTLSPFDYQGTKVTMSMGNYGAAKAKVSQYSKIGENIGISLNGYYDRNDGFFINEYNGTKADKEESAGGRFKLEGYITDHLKAQYTFNYDYVTQKAFPYGQYDPQTGAVQPIRINDPSSYWRRTLNNSLYLEWKTDRFILSSTTAYQYLKDDMKMDQDYTEQSVFTLHQKQKQYAWSEELAIKSNTKSNYQWSFGAYGFYNSLNTDGPVIFKKDGLTGILQKAFDDILANNPKAPKLTVQGDELNQIYFPGNFDTPTYGFAAFHQSTYNNLFVEGLSITAGIRLDYEKANLDYHSAVDSMKIGVEMGPMKMTLPVTTTMDGKISQDFLQVLPKVSLRYQCTPETFTYVSVAKGYKTGGYNVQMFGDLVQAQAKYDLMSKFAPDKAEQPGEVKDIASYKPEHSWNYEAGIRSELVRGRLSAELTFFYMDIRDLQLTSFAENGSGRMITNGGKANSYGVELSLRSRITDGLTADLNYGFTRATFRDYIFTDKDENSQIVKTDCKDNFIPYTPRHTVSLGLQYTKLLHRKMIDQFIASAQFTGAGKIFWTEKNDISQPFYGLVNAKVGVRKGIVNLNLWSRNITNTDYQAFYFESFNQSFIQKGKPFQIGGEITVTF
- a CDS encoding TonB-dependent receptor, which translates into the protein MKLLYYLPMLLCLAYTARGEEIEKDTAKIRNVELNEVVVQSFKQQRDLRLEPLSASAVTGTAIQNRNITGIKEFSSFIPNLFMPDYGSKLTSPVYIRGIGSKINAPSVGLYVDGIPYFEKSAFDFDFNEVDRIEVLRGPQGTLYGRNTMGGIINVYTKSPLKYEGTNVWLSNGSYGYRDYALSHYKKIGEKFGYAISGDYRNSDGYFTNLFTDKKADDMKSGSARIRLEWKLQKNLSFGLMSSFDRSVQGGYPYAVCDSVTHKPGEVDYNDYSFYKRTLSTTGFSADYQGTGYSINSRTAFQYLSDHQGIDQDFSPRSIYFARQDMKQKMFSEELNIKSTTPGRYKWLFGAFGFWQGIDNTVTLDYFTKDYATRKLYDTPAYGVAFYHQSTIDDLLTRGLSLTFGIRYDYEHTSNDFLFYKETDGGSEQMDAFDSRLKFSQVTPKIALQYMFPSTGMLYATVTKGYKTGGFNTSFDREEDRTFRPETSWNYELGAKHPFLDNRLNAEFCFFWIDWKNQQIYQMLATQNGQYLRNAGRSESKGVEVSLQGNPVNGLMVQVNYGFTHATFKDYKDERRGIDYSGNFLPMVPRHTFAVGADYTIPNPCRHIDRFTVSANYTGTGRILWKEDNKVSQPYYGLLNAKVSATKDFITFAIWAKNMTGADYSAFYFETGGKGLAQKGRPFTIGGNIQLSF